The DNA window ATTCATTCGCAAGAAAAGGGGCAGGACTTATTTTGTCCCGCCCCCTCATGCCTACTTGACCTTCACGCAGTTTCTTCCGCTCTGCTTTGCCTCGTAGAGCGCCTCGTCCGCCCTCTTGGCGACGCTGCTTTCGCTGTCCTCCGGTGTGAGCACCGATATCCCGAAGCTGCAGGTTATATGGCCGACCTTTTCAAAATCATTCTTCTCTATGGCCGACCTTATCCTCTCGGCAAGTCTTTTTGCATTGCGAAGTGGGGTATTCTTTGCCATTATTATGAACTCCTCGCCGCCCCACCTTGCAAACACGTCTGTAGCCCGCACCTGCTCCTTTACTACTCTTACAACCTCCTTGAGCACCAGGTCGCCCACATCGTGGCCGTATGTGTCGTTTACCCTCTTGAAATGGTCTATGTCGAACATTATCATTGAAAATTCAGCGCTGTGCTGCTTAAAGAGGGCTATTTCCTTTTCAAGCTCCCTGTTGAAATGGAGCCTGTTGTATATGCCTGTAAGCGCATCAGTGACTGAAAGTCTCTCAAGCATGTTCTTGGCATGCTTCTCCTCTGTCACATCGTTTAGTATGGCGAAGGCATAGCGTTTTTCTCCCAGACTGGTAATCGACATATTGACATTCATTTCCCTTATATCACTGCTGAATATCTTGTGCCCTTCGTCGTATCTCATGCTTCCGTTGAGCTTTATATACTCGAAATTCCTCTCTATTTCGCCGCGCTCAAGAGTACTTATGTCACTTATGTTCATTCCCACAAGCGGGTAGCCGTAGAATTCAAGCGCCGTCTTATTTGCATCGACTATCGTTTTGCTGTCAATGTCCATAAGGAACATTATGGAGCTGTGTGAGTGAAATATGTTCTTGAACATCTCCTCGACATTCTTCCTTGAAGTCGCATCCCTGTTTATGAGAAGAATCCTCGTAGTTTCCTTTGCTGCCCCGCTTATTACCTCGTAGTTGACCTCTATGTCCAGCTTTTCTCCTGTTTTTTTATTCCCTTGTATTCCATTATGGCTTTCTTGCTGCCTCTAATGGCCGACTCTATATTTCTTGAAATCATGCCTCTGTCCGTCGGATCCACAAGTATTTCCATATCCTTTCCTATGAGCTCGCCGATTTCGTAGCCGAATATCTTCGAAGTCGCAGGTGAGGCCATTTGTATTCTACCCCTTCTGTTTGTAACTACGATCGCATCAGGAGAGCATTCCACAAGGCCTCTGTGCAGAGCCTCCGATTCGCTTATCCTTTCCCTTGTCTTCACAACCTCGTCTATGTCTCTAAGCAGGAGCACAAAATATCCTCTCAACGGACTGAAGAGGTGCACGGAAACCCACTTGTCCGCATCGCCTACGTAAATCTCATCATCTATCTCCATATCATGCAGCGCCACGTCGGCATATTTTTTCTGCCAGTTCCTTCCTCCTATCGAGAATGCCTTGAACACCTCGGAAAGACTCTCCTTTTCTGCAAAGCTGCAGCCTGTTATACCCTTGAACGAGTTGTTGGCCTCTAGTATCAGGGCATCCTGGGGCTTGCCATATTCGTCGAACAAGATCTGGCAGTACGCAAAGCCGTCAGACATGTTGCTGAAAAGCGATCTGTACTTGTAGCCTGACACCTCTTCCGCCTGCATTATCTTCTTGACTGACCCGTGGAATATGTCAAACGAAGCATAGGCAAACACGCCTACAGCCAGGAACTGAATTCCCCTTATTGCCATCCCCGGCAAATCTGCCGACTGGCCCTGGGCCGCAAGCCTCCCCAAGTATTCATACTCTATGCCAAAAAGGCCCGCTGCCGCGGCCAGAGCAATCTGCCCTTTGCCAGTCCCGAATATCGAAACCATTATAAGGTATACTGTCATTATGAACATCGGCTCGTATAACTGCGACCTGGCCGCAAGCCTTATGCCTAATATGTCTATTATGAACATGTCTAATACCGTGCATGCCATTATTGCTATGAGCATGCCTGCAGCCTCTTTAGCCCTAGACTGAAATATGTATTTTATTGACAGCCCGCTTGCTACTATTACAGCCACAGCACTTGCATTGACTACCACAATCTTCTTTAGCCCGTATATATTTGAATTCTCGGCCATCCTTATGTAGGCAAAAAGCAGGCATATCGAAATAGTTATTATATTAACAAATAGGAGATATTTCATTTTTCTCGCAACAACCTGCGAATCTTCACCGTAGAGCTCAATTAGCTTCGCAGCAAGCCATTTTGAAGGATTTACAACTTTCACCATGCGAACCTCCTTCGTTTCGTCAAGTTTGCTTCTATTCCAGAAATAAAAAGACCTGTCCCTTATAAGTCTTGCCAGCAGGACTTCTGACATAGCTGCTTCTAACTTTATACCCATTTTTCTGACAGTATGCACTAAAACCGCCAAAATGCTCGGCTTATGCAAAAAAGAATCATGATTAATTTTTGCAATATTGTGAATTTTTCAAAAATATATTGACATTTCGCCTGCGCGGCATTAAAATTTTAAATATTAAAGTTTATATTAATCTAGTAAATTTAAATATTTCAATGCGTAGATGGAGACAGGCTTTTCAAGGCGGCGCTTGTAGAGAGTCAGTGGGTGGTGAAAACTGACAGTGCGTTTGAATTGCAAATCACTCCAGAGCAGCATTCTGAATAAAAGTAAGAATTGCCGGCTGGCCCCGATACAAAGCCCAGGGTTTGATTGAACCTATAAACGAGACGGCTTTTTTTGCCAATTAAGGTGGTACCGCGAGTATACAGCTCGCCCTTGAATTTTTGAGGGCGGGCTTTTTTGTTTTCAGCATATCAAGCTGCTGCCGGACATGCCGCTTTGACAAGCGGCATGTCCAATACTACATATGCATAGGCAGCAGTTGCAAATAAAAAAAGAGATTTCAGGGGGTATTTTTACAATGACAGTAAAGACTTTTTTCAAGAACCTAAACAACGGCGTTGACGTCAGCCTCGAGCAGATGAGAAAGGCTCAGGAACGCATAGCACCAGTGCTTGAAGACACAAGACTCATAGAGAGCCCAATATTCAGCAAGGAATCGGGAAATCGCGTGTTCATAAAGCCCGAAAACCTTCAGAAGACGGGAGCATTCAAGATAAGGGGAGCCTACAACAAAATAGCCCAGCTTTCCGACAAGGAAAAGAACATGGGCCTTGTGGCATCGTCAGCAGGCAACCATGCCCAGGGCGTGGCCCTGGCTTCAAGCCTTCTCGGAGTCAAATCCACAATAGTAATGCCTACAACTACTCCGCTTATAAAGGTGGAGTCCACCAGAGACTACGGCGCCAATATAGCGCTCTACGGCAACTGCTATGATGATTCCTACAACGAGGCTAGAAGACTTGAAGCGGAGCACGGCTACAAGTTCATACATCCCTTCGACGACTGGGACATAATGATAGGCCAGGGCACAATAGGCCTTGAAATAATGGACGAGCTCAAGGACGCAGACATAATACTAGTTCCAGTGGGCGGCGGCGGACTCATCAGCGGCGTGGCCCTTGGCGCAAAGCTCCTGAATCCTTCAGTCAAGGTTATAGGAGTAGAGCCTGAAGGCGCTGCCTCAATGAAGGCGTCTCTGGAAAAAGGCAGCGTTGCAACGCTTGAAAGTGTAAGCACGATAGCCGACGGCGTGGCAGTAAAGACCCCAGGAGAGCTGACATACTCTGTGTGCAAACATCTCGTGGACGACATAATAACAGTTTCAGACTTCGACCTTATGGAAAGCTTCCTGCTGCTGCTTGAAAAGCACAAAATAGTGGCCGAAAACTCGGGAATACTTCCTCTTGCCGCGCTCAAGAAGCTGGGTGTAAGGGACAAGAAGGTCGTATGCGTACTCTCAGGAGGAAACATAGATGTAGTAACAGTATCCTCCATGATAAACAGAGGGCTTGTTAGCAGATCCAGGATATTCTGCTTCTCAGTAGAGCTATTCGACAGGCCGGGAGAGCTGCTCAAGATATCCGAAATACTTGCAAGCGAAAGAGCAAATGTAATACAGCTTGAGCACAATCAGTTCAAGTCATTCGACAGACTTATGCAAGTGAATCTGGAGGTTACAGTCGAGACCAACGGCAAAATG is part of the Peptoclostridium acidaminophilum DSM 3953 genome and encodes:
- a CDS encoding sensor domain-containing diguanylate cyclase, giving the protein MFKNIFHSHSSIMFLMDIDSKTIVDANKTALEFYGYPLVGMNISDISTLERGEIERNFEYIKLNGSMRYDEGHKIFSSDIREMNVNMSITSLGEKRYAFAILNDVTEEKHAKNMLERLSVTDALTGIYNRLHFNRELEKEIALFKQHSAEFSMIMFDIDHFKRVNDTYGHDVGDLVLKEVVRVVKEQVRATDVFARWGGEEFIIMAKNTPLRNAKRLAERIRSAIEKNDFEKVGHITCSFGISVLTPEDSESSVAKRADEALYEAKQSGRNCVKVK
- a CDS encoding PAS domain S-box protein, which codes for MGIKLEAAMSEVLLARLIRDRSFYFWNRSKLDETKEVRMVKVVNPSKWLAAKLIELYGEDSQVVARKMKYLLFVNIITISICLLFAYIRMAENSNIYGLKKIVVVNASAVAVIVASGLSIKYIFQSRAKEAAGMLIAIMACTVLDMFIIDILGIRLAARSQLYEPMFIMTVYLIMVSIFGTGKGQIALAAAAGLFGIEYEYLGRLAAQGQSADLPGMAIRGIQFLAVGVFAYASFDIFHGSVKKIMQAEEVSGYKYRSLFSNMSDGFAYCQILFDEYGKPQDALILEANNSFKGITGCSFAEKESLSEVFKAFSIGGRNWQKKYADVALHDMEIDDEIYVGDADKWVSVHLFSPLRGYFVLLLRDIDEVVKTRERISESEALHRGLVECSPDAIVVTNRRGRIQMASPATSKIFGYEIGELIGKDMEILVDPTDRGMISRNIESAIRGSKKAIMEYKGIKKQEKSWT
- the ilvA gene encoding threonine ammonia-lyase; translation: MRKAQERIAPVLEDTRLIESPIFSKESGNRVFIKPENLQKTGAFKIRGAYNKIAQLSDKEKNMGLVASSAGNHAQGVALASSLLGVKSTIVMPTTTPLIKVESTRDYGANIALYGNCYDDSYNEARRLEAEHGYKFIHPFDDWDIMIGQGTIGLEIMDELKDADIILVPVGGGGLISGVALGAKLLNPSVKVIGVEPEGAASMKASLEKGSVATLESVSTIADGVAVKTPGELTYSVCKHLVDDIITVSDFDLMESFLLLLEKHKIVAENSGILPLAALKKLGVRDKKVVCVLSGGNIDVVTVSSMINRGLVSRSRIFCFSVELFDRPGELLKISEILASERANVIQLEHNQFKSFDRLMQVNLEVTVETNGKMHVDMITAALEKHGYKITKIY